In Electrophorus electricus isolate fEleEle1 chromosome 1, fEleEle1.pri, whole genome shotgun sequence, a single window of DNA contains:
- the si:busm1-52i16.2 gene encoding claudin-10 codes for MNIRAMQILGFLQTVLGWIFIACSLAMEGWKVATTGGQGGSAVVIVGWYWSSLWRVCSTFSNNVSTCHDFPVLWSVEYNLQIVRGLLMSGLAIGKLGFILSMVGMECTYIGGKKKNKNRTVFAGGLCHITSGLLAAAGYIMYAWHVSAEYFNPSSELKFDLGTPLFLGWVGCLFQITGGLFYLVYFNKPWPGNNNSTQDSVISAEEGSAMHPNPTNRSTISDLTTRSRVSTVSDLSIKKSSSLSKISHETQCLSKPNTPQDQNSVR; via the exons ATGAACATTCGTGCTATGCAGATCTTGGGCTTCCTCCAGACTGTCCTGGGCTGGATCTTCATTGCCTGTTCATTAGCCATGGAGGGCTGGAAGGTGGCCACTACTGGTGGCCAGGGCGGCAGTGCTGTTGTGATTGTGGGGTGGTACTGGTCCAGCCTGTGGAGGGTCTGCTCTACCTTCTCCAACAATGTCTCTACCTGCCATGACTTCCCTGTCCTCTGGTCTGTGGAGT ATAATCTCCAGATTGTAAGGGGACTGCTAATGAGTGGACTAGCCATTGGAAAGCTGGGGTTTATTCTGAGCATGGTGGGGATGGAATGCACTTACATAGGaggcaaaaagaagaacaagaacagAACCGTCTTTGCCGGCGGTCTCTGTCACATCACGAGTG GTTTGTTGGCTGCAGCAGGCTACATTATGTATGCTTGGCATGTCTCTGCAGAATACTTCAATCCAAGTTCCGAACTGAA GTTCGATTTGGGCACACCGCTGTTCCTTGGATGGGTTGGATGTTTATTTCAAATCACTGGAGGTCTCTTCTACttggtttattttaataaacccTGGCCAGGGAACAACAACAG CACCCAAGATTCAGTGATTTCTGCTGAAGAAGGTTCAGCCATGCATCCCAATCCTACAAATCGCTCCACTATCTCTGATCTTACCACCAGGTCCAGAGTGTCCACTGTGTCTGATCTCTCCATAAAGAAATCTTCCAGTCTGTCCAAAATCTCACATGAGACCCAATGCCTTTCTAAACCTAACACTCCTCAAGATCAGAACTCAGTGAGATAA
- the si:ch211-181l5.2 gene encoding claudin-10, which yields MNHTLMMYMEIGCFVGCLYGWILNCSTLATEYWNFSEVSEDVLTTINFFSNLWMDCVSDTTGASDCKYYASMMALPVFLHVSRALAVVSVILGFWGAVLALIGMKCTKIGGSELANARVTFAAALTYMASGFSGMIVYSMWGHKTRSEFVDSNYMAQKFEIGAAVFVGWGGSSLIIVGSAVMCYLSGRQGLRSNSNKSQHWSYVYMRSPSRGSYMTAQTRGTYRIPASSKHTRVIMSPLFQSGRNNKGSRTQNTQRIDTNRTARVPVSLNMDSYV from the exons ATGAATCACACATTGATGATGTATATGGAGATTGGCTGTTTTGTGGGTTGTCTTTATGGCTGGATCCTGAACTGTTCAACTTTGGCCACGGAATACTGGAATTTCTCCGAGGTGAGCGAAGATGTTCTCACCACAATTAATTTTTTCTCCAACCTGTGGATGGATTGCGTCTCTGACACCACCGGTGCATCAGATTGCAAATACTACGCCTCCATGATGGCTCTACCAG TTTTCTTGCATGTGAGCCGAGCCCTGGCTGTTGTCTCTGTAATCCTGGGTTTTTGGGGGGCTGTGCTCGCCTTGATTGGAATGAAGTGCACCAAGATTGGGGGTTCTGAACTGGCCAATGCTCGGGTAACATTTGCTGCTGCCCTCACCTACATGGCATCAG GATTCAGTGGCATGATAGTGTACTCTATGTGGGGGCATAAAACGCGGTCAGAATTTGTGGATTCAAACTACATGGCACAGAA ATTTGAAATAGGTGCAGCTGTGTTTGTAGGCTGGGGAGGGTCATCCCTGATCATAGTTGGAAGTGCTGTTATGTGTTACTTATCTGGGAGACAGGGACTTCGCTCAAA TTCAAATAAGAGCCAGCATTGGTCATATGTTTATATGAGAAGTCCATCCAGAGGCAGCTACATGACAGCCCAAACCAGAGGGACCTACAGGATTCCTGCTTCCTCCAAACACACCAGAGTCATCATGTCCCCTTTATTCCAGTCAGGCAGGAACAACAAAGGAAGCaggacacaaaacacacagagaattgACACCAACAGGACAGCCAGAGTCCCTGTGTCTCTGAATATGGATTCATATGTCTGA